The following are from one region of the Chloracidobacterium sp. genome:
- a CDS encoding DUF2088 domain-containing protein: protein MALSLRRKTHESIVYIDKDSAPRIMPNGEDFILEDIPIGTRVIYPNPPIKGLPNREAAIRYAVNHPIEMEPLYALLEPGMRVTIAMDDISLPLPPMATPDMRQTMLEVVLDMCGANGVDDIHLIIANSLHRKMTAWEMKRMVGDAIYNEYYPDRYYNHDAEDDDNLVTLGHTRHNEPLRVNKRAIESDLLIYLNINLVPMDGGHKSVAVGLCDYESLRAHHEPQTIRDSHSYMDPPASELNHKVIRLGKLVDEQCKVFHIETALNNRMFPEGYDILTRNEDEFSFMDRMKWEAMARTFSKMPRAARRKMLHAIPAQYELIGCYAGKTEPVHDKILELNYRQYEIPVKGQCDILISGIPDISPYNVYSALNPLLVQVMALGYHFNMYRNKPLLRKGGVMIITHPCFDEFDHNFHPSYIEFFHRLLPESRDAFYLREKYEREFASNPAYVEMYRRGNAYHGAHPFFMWYWGENGRQHVGKVIVAGAENAHVPEMLGWERADNLTEAIAMGRSYMGRNAEITMLHQPIIGLCNVSD, encoded by the coding sequence ATGGCACTTTCACTAAGACGCAAAACGCACGAATCGATCGTGTATATCGACAAGGACTCGGCACCGCGGATCATGCCGAATGGCGAAGATTTTATCCTTGAGGACATTCCGATCGGGACACGGGTCATTTATCCGAATCCGCCGATCAAGGGTTTGCCGAATCGCGAGGCGGCGATCCGGTATGCCGTAAACCACCCTATCGAGATGGAGCCGCTATATGCACTGCTCGAACCGGGGATGCGGGTGACGATCGCGATGGACGACATTTCGCTGCCGCTGCCGCCGATGGCGACGCCGGATATGCGGCAGACGATGCTTGAGGTCGTGCTGGATATGTGCGGCGCGAACGGCGTCGACGATATTCATCTCATCATCGCAAACTCGCTGCACCGCAAGATGACGGCGTGGGAAATGAAGCGGATGGTGGGCGATGCGATCTATAACGAATATTACCCCGACCGCTATTACAACCACGACGCCGAAGACGACGACAATCTGGTCACGCTCGGCCACACGCGCCACAACGAACCGCTTCGTGTGAACAAGCGAGCGATCGAGAGCGACCTGCTGATCTATCTGAACATCAACCTTGTCCCGATGGACGGCGGGCATAAGTCCGTGGCGGTGGGGTTATGCGATTACGAATCCTTGCGTGCTCACCACGAGCCGCAGACGATCCGCGATTCGCATTCCTATATGGACCCGCCTGCATCCGAGCTGAACCACAAGGTCATCCGGTTGGGCAAGCTTGTCGATGAGCAGTGCAAGGTGTTTCATATCGAAACTGCCTTGAACAACAGGATGTTCCCTGAGGGCTACGACATCCTGACGCGGAACGAGGACGAGTTTTCGTTCATGGACCGGATGAAGTGGGAAGCGATGGCGAGAACATTCTCAAAAATGCCGCGTGCCGCACGCAGGAAGATGCTTCATGCCATCCCGGCCCAGTATGAACTGATAGGCTGCTACGCGGGCAAGACCGAGCCGGTCCACGACAAGATCCTCGAGCTCAACTATAGGCAGTACGAAATTCCGGTAAAGGGCCAGTGCGACATCCTGATCTCGGGCATCCCGGACATCTCGCCGTATAACGTCTATTCGGCGTTGAATCCGCTGCTCGTGCAGGTGATGGCGCTCGGGTACCACTTCAATATGTACCGGAACAAGCCGCTGCTCAGAAAGGGCGGCGTGATGATCATTACGCATCCGTGTTTCGACGAGTTCGATCACAATTTTCACCCGTCGTACATCGAGTTTTTCCACCGGCTGCTGCCGGAATCGCGCGATGCGTTCTACCTTCGCGAAAAATACGAACGCGAGTTCGCGTCGAACCCGGCATACGTCGAGATGTACCGCCGCGGCAACGCATATCACGGTGCGCACCCATTCTTTATGTGGTACTGGGGCGAAAACGGCCGCCAGCACGTCGGCAAGGTCATCGTCGCCGGAGCCGAAAACGCCCACGTCCCCGAAATGCTAGGCTGGGAACGTGCCGACAACCTGACCGAGGCAATCGCTATGGGCCGCTCGTATATGGGCCGCAACGCCGAGATAACGATGCTGCATCAGCCGATTATTGGGTTGTGTAATGTGAGTGATTAG
- a CDS encoding AMP-binding protein, protein MKLSPSEIFKGKNIFFIGGTGFVGKVTLSMLLHNFPDIGKVYATVRARDENESRTRFWTSIVTSPTFDPLREKYGDGFDDFIKSKVVPVNGDVGNEYLGLDEKEAKKIMRVTDIIINGAGNVTFNPPLESALRTNVVGSNNIIKMARMMKKPRLVHVSTCFVAGKRSGAIWENEPVVGYFPRKNELVGTTFDVNREIEDCARLSEQARQEADDAVQAAKFREQARNRFIEEGRDPDDEAELKSAIFRERKMWIRERTTELGAERAEYWGWTNIYTYSKSLAEQIIASQDDIVKTLVRPSIVESSNQYPFPGWNEGFTTTAPLILIALRGQPIIPVNEKLILDIIPVDMVAGVIIAAAMNALVDDDPPLVFQASSGDSNPNDMKRIVGLVGLYKRQHFDEKETGNKIINKLAGMVEAVPVKQRTYELTSAPMLNKLAKRADDLMDRATPRWGGGRIGNIISDLKRSTEDFKQATQDTMDAFAMFKPFMIDNEYLYRSDNVRALMSVIKEKEKHLLPWYPEKLDWYDYWLNVHFPGMRKWVLPTLEEELKAVEKRSYTYKDLLDLFDTSVKRFPTRVAMRIERNGRREQYTYDDVRELTMRAAGFLADKGIKPGDRVILFSNNMPEWGMTYFGILKAGATAVPIDPASSVDEIVNFAKAGEVSAIVVSPKLSAEHPELKAKLDEAIDSRKKGGVSVWTFDEVFELPDELEESKRLALLPAKVLGNAVASLIFTSGTTGKPKAVMLSHKNFTNMISMLSSVLDMDLTDGVLSVLPMHHTFEFSAGFLTPFSNGTQITYLNELTAEDLSRTIENGHVTGMVGVPALWEMLHRRIKTRLRERGDWIADLADNIIEFNAWIRDNTPFNLGPIVFFPIHQGMGGKMRYLISGGSALSEKVQKDLHGLGFTVLEGYGLTESSPVLTVARPGNKLLRGSVGKPLPGVEVRINDPDESGIGEVLARGQNVMLGYYNNDEATEEVLQDRWLRTGDLGRLDEDGNLFIVGRSKDVIIDSNGKNIYPDEIEEIYSKSGFIKELSVVGLPEDDGGEKIAALVVPDYEHDIALSRADVNKRIEEYFREIAASLPFFKRIKVFHITPFELPRTATRKVKRPEVVEMLQSLEERSKNKTIAATESKSDDNLLWIRKIVATVSSRPLSEIAVEDKLANLGFDSLMFVELQAAVEDAGGRVLSPDALNEVQTVRELLTAVKRIDRSKRLADEPKIEEKKDDEDIFIPSLVRRIGNAAVDFAQERLYKNVLDTTIEGQGNVPQHVNFIVAPNHASHIDTGLVKTALGKAVAEQTVAVAAADYWFDTKYKRAYMNNFTTLVPIERTGSLRQSLRHVTRILNEGYNALIFPEGTRSLTGEIAEFKPVIGYLALNQKIGILPIQLWGTFEAYPKGMTIPAKQSIGAKIGARIGKFLSYEELRDMTKGVPNTEAYRLIAARVQHEVENMRDGRRDKFDVVSVRKAWKAERRKVRKPEPMIDE, encoded by the coding sequence ATGAAACTATCACCATCAGAAATATTTAAGGGCAAGAACATCTTCTTTATCGGCGGGACGGGATTCGTCGGGAAGGTGACTTTGTCGATGCTGCTGCACAATTTTCCGGATATCGGAAAGGTTTATGCGACGGTGCGGGCGCGGGATGAGAATGAATCAAGGACGCGGTTTTGGACGAGTATTGTCACGTCGCCGACGTTTGATCCATTAAGGGAGAAGTACGGCGACGGGTTCGACGACTTCATTAAGTCAAAGGTAGTTCCGGTCAACGGCGACGTAGGCAATGAGTATCTCGGGCTTGACGAAAAGGAAGCTAAGAAGATAATGCGCGTTACCGACATCATCATAAATGGTGCCGGAAATGTAACGTTTAATCCGCCGCTTGAGTCGGCATTACGTACAAACGTCGTAGGTTCGAACAACATTATCAAGATGGCCCGAATGATGAAGAAGCCGCGGCTTGTGCACGTTTCGACGTGTTTTGTTGCAGGGAAGCGTTCGGGAGCGATCTGGGAGAACGAGCCGGTCGTCGGTTATTTTCCGCGAAAGAACGAGCTTGTCGGCACGACCTTCGACGTGAATCGCGAGATCGAGGATTGTGCCCGCTTGAGCGAACAAGCACGTCAGGAAGCCGACGACGCGGTCCAGGCCGCAAAGTTTCGTGAACAGGCCCGCAATCGATTTATCGAAGAAGGCCGCGATCCGGACGATGAGGCTGAGCTGAAATCGGCGATCTTTCGCGAACGCAAAATGTGGATCCGCGAAAGGACGACGGAACTTGGTGCCGAGCGAGCCGAGTATTGGGGATGGACGAATATTTATACATATTCGAAGTCGCTCGCCGAGCAGATCATTGCTTCGCAGGACGACATCGTGAAGACGTTGGTGCGTCCGTCGATCGTCGAATCATCGAATCAGTATCCGTTCCCGGGCTGGAACGAGGGATTTACGACCACCGCACCGCTGATCCTGATCGCACTTCGCGGACAGCCGATAATTCCGGTCAACGAAAAATTGATCCTCGATATCATCCCGGTCGACATGGTAGCCGGCGTGATAATCGCGGCGGCAATGAATGCACTGGTCGATGACGATCCGCCACTTGTTTTCCAGGCATCATCGGGCGATTCGAATCCGAACGATATGAAACGCATCGTCGGGCTTGTCGGGCTTTACAAGCGACAGCATTTTGACGAAAAGGAAACAGGTAACAAGATCATCAACAAGCTTGCCGGAATGGTCGAGGCCGTCCCGGTGAAACAGCGTACTTACGAACTGACCAGTGCTCCGATGCTGAACAAGTTAGCGAAAAGGGCAGACGATCTGATGGATCGTGCAACACCGCGTTGGGGCGGCGGGCGGATCGGCAATATCATCTCTGACCTCAAAAGATCGACCGAAGATTTCAAACAGGCGACCCAGGACACGATGGACGCGTTTGCGATGTTCAAACCGTTCATGATCGATAACGAATATCTTTATCGATCTGATAATGTTCGGGCATTGATGTCTGTCATTAAGGAGAAGGAAAAGCATCTGTTGCCTTGGTATCCCGAAAAGCTCGATTGGTATGACTATTGGTTGAACGTCCATTTTCCGGGAATGCGAAAGTGGGTTTTGCCGACACTTGAAGAAGAGCTGAAAGCGGTCGAAAAGCGTTCGTACACCTACAAGGACCTGCTTGACCTCTTTGACACCTCCGTTAAGCGTTTTCCGACCCGTGTCGCAATGCGGATCGAGCGAAACGGACGACGTGAGCAATATACATATGATGATGTCCGCGAACTGACGATGCGCGCGGCCGGCTTTCTCGCAGACAAGGGCATCAAACCGGGCGATCGGGTGATCTTGTTCTCGAACAATATGCCCGAATGGGGGATGACCTATTTCGGGATCCTCAAGGCCGGTGCGACGGCGGTCCCGATCGACCCGGCGAGTTCAGTTGATGAGATCGTCAATTTTGCAAAGGCGGGTGAGGTCTCCGCGATAGTCGTTTCGCCGAAGCTGTCAGCTGAGCATCCGGAATTGAAAGCAAAGCTCGATGAGGCGATAGACAGCCGGAAAAAAGGTGGCGTTTCGGTTTGGACGTTCGATGAGGTCTTCGAATTGCCTGACGAGCTTGAGGAATCCAAGCGGCTCGCTCTGCTGCCTGCAAAAGTGCTCGGCAACGCGGTCGCGTCGCTGATCTTCACCTCGGGCACGACGGGCAAGCCAAAGGCCGTGATGCTCTCGCACAAGAACTTTACGAACATGATCTCGATGCTGTCGTCCGTACTTGATATGGATCTGACTGACGGCGTGCTCTCCGTCCTGCCGATGCACCACACGTTTGAATTTTCGGCAGGTTTTCTCACGCCGTTCTCAAATGGTACGCAGATCACATATCTAAACGAACTTACCGCAGAAGATCTTTCACGTACGATCGAAAACGGCCATGTTACCGGCATGGTGGGCGTTCCAGCTCTTTGGGAAATGCTACACAGGCGGATAAAGACCCGACTTCGTGAACGCGGCGATTGGATCGCCGATCTGGCTGACAATATCATCGAGTTCAACGCGTGGATACGCGATAATACGCCATTCAATCTGGGGCCGATCGTCTTTTTCCCGATCCATCAGGGAATGGGCGGGAAGATGCGCTATTTGATATCAGGCGGTTCGGCGTTATCCGAAAAAGTTCAAAAAGACCTGCATGGTCTGGGATTCACGGTGCTCGAGGGCTACGGCCTGACGGAGTCCTCACCGGTTTTGACCGTCGCCCGGCCCGGCAACAAATTGTTGAGAGGCAGTGTCGGTAAACCGCTTCCCGGGGTCGAGGTGCGGATCAATGATCCTGACGAAAGCGGTATCGGCGAGGTGTTGGCGCGCGGTCAGAACGTCATGCTTGGCTATTACAACAATGACGAAGCGACCGAGGAAGTCCTCCAGGATCGATGGCTGCGGACGGGCGACCTCGGCAGGCTCGACGAAGACGGAAATCTCTTCATCGTCGGCCGTTCAAAGGACGTTATCATCGATTCTAACGGAAAGAATATTTATCCGGATGAGATCGAAGAGATATATTCCAAGTCCGGGTTCATAAAAGAACTGAGCGTGGTCGGTCTGCCCGAGGACGACGGCGGGGAAAAGATAGCGGCGTTGGTCGTCCCTGATTACGAACACGATATCGCTCTGTCCCGGGCGGACGTCAACAAAAGGATCGAAGAGTACTTTCGTGAGATCGCGGCCTCGCTGCCCTTCTTCAAACGGATCAAGGTATTTCACATAACTCCGTTCGAGTTGCCGCGAACTGCGACCCGGAAAGTTAAACGTCCAGAGGTCGTCGAGATGCTTCAGTCACTCGAAGAACGTTCAAAGAACAAAACGATAGCCGCGACGGAGTCAAAGAGTGACGACAATCTATTGTGGATCCGGAAGATCGTCGCAACCGTTTCAAGCAGGCCATTATCGGAAATCGCCGTAGAAGATAAACTCGCGAATCTCGGTTTTGATTCGCTGATGTTCGTCGAACTCCAGGCGGCGGTCGAAGATGCCGGAGGCCGTGTGCTTTCTCCAGACGCGTTGAACGAGGTTCAGACGGTCCGCGAATTGTTGACCGCGGTCAAGCGAATAGATAGGTCTAAACGTCTTGCAGATGAGCCAAAGATCGAAGAGAAAAAAGATGACGAGGACATTTTTATCCCTTCGCTGGTCCGGAGAATAGGGAACGCCGCAGTCGATTTTGCTCAGGAACGTCTTTACAAGAACGTCCTTGATACGACGATCGAAGGGCAGGGCAACGTGCCTCAGCATGTAAATTTCATCGTTGCGCCGAACCACGCATCCCATATCGATACCGGACTGGTCAAGACCGCCCTCGGCAAGGCCGTTGCAGAACAGACCGTAGCGGTCGCCGCTGCTGACTACTGGTTCGATACCAAATATAAGCGGGCGTACATGAACAACTTTACGACGCTTGTACCTATCGAGCGAACGGGAAGTTTGAGGCAGTCGCTGCGACATGTTACGCGGATCCTGAACGAGGGCTATAACGCGCTGATATTTCCGGAAGGAACCCGCTCGCTGACGGGCGAGATCGCCGAATTCAAACCGGTGATCGGCTATCTTGCCCTCAATCAGAAGATAGGAATACTTCCGATACAGCTCTGGGGAACATTCGAAGCATATCCAAAGGGTATGACGATCCCTGCCAAGCAGAGCATCGGAGCTAAGATCGGGGCTCGGATCGGTAAATTCCTTTCGTACGAAGAGCTTCGCGATATGACCAAAGGTGTGCCTAACACAGAGGCTTACAGGCTCATAGCGGCCCGCGTCCAACACGAGGTCGAGAATATGCGTGATGGCAGGCGAGACAAGTTCGATGTCGTTTCGGTAAGAAAGGCTTGGAAGGCCGAGCGTCGTAAAGTTCGGAAACCGGAACCAATGATTGATGAATAA